From Oryza sativa Japonica Group chromosome 4, ASM3414082v1, one genomic window encodes:
- the LOC136351133 gene encoding uncharacterized protein → MCTAVTSRGVTAMTRSCFLIVLLLAVAMGGSKLSLAAGESGGGGIPTTLGRELRELISKASDFLGAAPRRAGADGWHAAAATGDGADAIRASLRSTARGRPARKSAANCIPADMCRKKKVLCGKRCYRSSSSSSLSHIPSTKCVVKCKKCVPTC, encoded by the coding sequence ATGTGTACCGCTGTAACATCACGAGGTGTGACAGCCATGACGAGATCATGCTTCCTGATAGTGCTCCTGCTCGCCGTTGCCATGGGTGGTAGCAAgctctcgctcgccgccggcgagagcggcggtggcggcatccCGACCACCCTCGGCCGCGAGCTCAGGGAGCTCATCTCCAAGGCCAGCGACTTCCTcggcgcggcgccgcgccggGCCGGAGCGGACGGGTggcacgccgccgcggccaccggcgacggcgccgacgcgATCAGGGCGTCCCTGAGGAGCACGGcgagggggaggccggcgaggaagTCCGCCGCGAACTGCATCCCCGCCGACATGTGCCGGAAGAAGAAGGTGCTGTGCGGCAAGAGGTGCTACAGGTCGAGCTCCAGTAGCAGCCTCAGCCACATCCCGTCCACCAAGTGCGTTGTCAAGTGCAAGAAATGCGTGCCCACCTGCTAG
- the LOC4336468 gene encoding ABC transporter G family member 11 isoform X1, which produces MRAGGGGGGDTRRTAAGQAMVELQANASSAGGGMVVGLSPLSETLWRDSKAMPGAAAALIGDVSARLTWKDLSVTVALGPGKTQTVLDELTGYAEPGSLTALMGPSGSGKSTLLDALAGRLAANAFLSGNVLLNGRKAKLSFGAAAYVTQDDNLIGTLTVRETIGYSAMLRLPDKMPREDKRALVEGTIVEMGLQDCADTVIGNWHLRGVSGGEKRRVSIALELLMRPRLLFLDEPTSGLDSSSAFFVTQTLRGLARDGRTVIASIHQPSSEVFELFDMLFLLSSGKTVYFGQASQACEVSHLTSHQIQKATSIYIYLSPLSFAMVSNVTILCSCLQFFAQTGFPCPPLRNPSDHFLRCVNSDFDKVKATLKGSMKARIERSDDPLDRMTTSEAIRKLVASYSRSQYYYAARERVNDISRLKGTVLDSGGSQASFLMQAGTLTKRSFINMSRDFGYYWLRLLIYLLVTVCIGTIYYDVGTKYTSILARAACTAFVFGFVTFMSIGGFPSFVEEMKVFQRERLNGHYGVAAFVISNTISALPFLVLICFLSGTICYFMVRLHPGFSHYIFFVLNLYASVTVVESLMMAIASVIPNFLMGIIIGAGIQGIFMLVSGYFRLPYDIPKPVWRYPMQYISFHYWALQGQCQNDMDGLVFDNQYPDQPKIPGDFILKYIFQINVHRSKWIDLSVIFSMIFIYRILFFLMIKVNEDALPWIRGYIARKRLQKKEPLGKTPSLRGYVVDPELGPNES; this is translated from the exons ATgagagcgggaggaggaggaggaggggacacgaggaggacggcggccggGCAGGCCATGGTGGAGCTGCAGGCGAACGCGtcgtcggcgggcggcgggatggTGGTGGGGCTGAGCCCGCTGAGCGAGACGCTGTGGCGGGACAGCAAGGCGATgcccggggcggcggcggcgctcatcgGCGACGTGTCGGCGAGGCTGACGTGGAAGGACCTCTCGGTCACCGTGGCGCTCGGCCCCGGCAAGACGCAGACCGTGCTCGACGAGCTCACCGGCTACGCCGAGCCGGGCTCGCTCACCGCCCTCATGGGGCCCTCCGGCTCCGGCAAGTCCACCCTCCTCGacgccctcgccggccgcctcgccgccaacGCCTTCCTCTCCGGCAACGTCCTCCTCAACGGCCGCAAGGCCAAGCTCTCCTTCGGCGCCGCG gCGTACGTGACGCAGGACGACAACTTGATCGGGACGCTGACGGTGCGGGAGACGATCGGGTACTCGGCGATGCTGCGGCTGCCGGACAAGATGCCCCGGGAGGACAAGCGCGCCCTGGTGGAGGGCACCATCGTGGAGATGGGCCTCCAGGACTGCGCCGACACCGTCATCGGCAACTGGCACCTCCgcggcgtcagcggcggcgagAAGCGCCGCGTCAGCATCGCCCTCGAGCTCCTCATGCGCccccgcctcctcttcctcgacgAGCCCACCAGCGGCCTCGACAG CTCGTCGGCGTTCTTCGTGACGCAGACGCTCCGGGGGCTGGCCAGGGACGGGAGGACGGTGATCGCCTCCATCCACCAGCCCAGCAGCGAGGTGTTCGAGCTCTTCGACatgctcttcctcctctccagcGGCAAAACCGTCTACTTCGGCCAAGCATCGCAGGCATGCGAGGTAAGTCATCTCACCAGTCACCAGATTCAGAAAGCaaccagtatatatatatatctgtcaCCACTATCATTCGCCATGGTTTCTAACGTGACCATCTTGTGCTCGTGCTTGCAGTTCTTCGCCCAGACCGGCTTCCCGTGCCCGCCACTGAGAAATCCATCGGATCATTTCCTGAGATGCGTCAACTCCGACTTCGACAAGGTGAAGGCCACCCTGAAAGGTTCCATGAAGGCAAGG ATCGAGAGGTCGGACGATCCTCTGGACAGGATGACCACATCTGAAGCCATCAGAAAGTTGGTTGCATCCTACAGCAGGTCCCAGTACTACTACGCTGCAAGGGAGAGAGTTAATGACATCTCACGACTG AAAGGAACTGTGCTGGATTCAGGAGGAAGCCAGGCTAGCTTCTTGATGCAGGCAGGCACACTGACCAAGCGCTCCTTCATCAACATGTCAAGGGACTTCGGGTATTACTGGCTGAGGCTCCTCATCTATCTCCTCGTGACCGTCTGCATTGGCACCATCTACTATGACGTCGGCACCAAGTACACATCCATCCTG GCTAGGGCTGCCTGTACCGCATTCGTCTTCGGATTCGTCACTTTCATGTCAATTGGAGGGTTCCCTTCATTTGTTGAAGAAATGAAG GTTTTCCAAAGGGAGCGGCTGAATGGGCATTACGGTGTCGCGGCTTTTGTCATCAGCAACACAATCTCGGCGCTGCCATTCTTGGTCCTGATATGCTTCTTGTCAGGGACCATATGCTACTTCATGGTGCGCCTTCACCCAGGTTTCTCCCACTACATCTTCTTCGTTCTCAACCTCTACGCCAGCGTCACTGTGGTTGAGAGCTTGATGATGGCCATTGCAAGTGTCATCCCTAATTTCCTCATGGGGATCATTATAGGAGCTGGGATTCAG ggAATATTTATGCTTGTCTCTGGATACTTTAGACTTCCTTACGACATTCCGAAGCCTGTTTGGAGATACCCCATGCAGTACATCAGCTTCCATTACTGGGCGCTGCAG GGGCAATGCCAGAATGACATGGATGGTCTCGTATTTGACAACCAGTACCCAGACCAACCGAAGATCCCTGGAGACTTCATTCTGAAGTACATATTCCAGATCAACGTGCACCGGTCAAAGTGGATTGATCTCTCAGTAATTTTCAGCATGATCTTCATCTACCGCATTCTGTTCTTCCTCATGATCAAGGTAAATGAGGATGCACTGCCATGGATTCGGGGGTACATTGCAAGGAAAAGGCTTCAAAAGAAGGAACCTCTTGGCAAGACACCCTCCCTCAGAGGCTACGTTGTGGATCCAGAGCTTGGTCCTAACGAAAGCTAG
- the LOC4336468 gene encoding ABC transporter G family member 11 isoform X2 translates to MRAGGGGGGDTRRTAAGQAMVELQANASSAGGGMVVGLSPLSETLWRDSKAMPGAAAALIGDVSARLTWKDLSVTVALGPGKTQTVLDELTGYAEPGSLTALMGPSGSGKSTLLDALAGRLAANAFLSGNVLLNGRKAKLSFGAAAYVTQDDNLIGTLTVRETIGYSAMLRLPDKMPREDKRALVEGTIVEMGLQDCADTVIGNWHLRGVSGGEKRRVSIALELLMRPRLLFLDEPTSGLDSSSAFFVTQTLRGLARDGRTVIASIHQPSSEVFELFDMLFLLSSGKTVYFGQASQACEFFAQTGFPCPPLRNPSDHFLRCVNSDFDKVKATLKGSMKARIERSDDPLDRMTTSEAIRKLVASYSRSQYYYAARERVNDISRLKGTVLDSGGSQASFLMQAGTLTKRSFINMSRDFGYYWLRLLIYLLVTVCIGTIYYDVGTKYTSILARAACTAFVFGFVTFMSIGGFPSFVEEMKVFQRERLNGHYGVAAFVISNTISALPFLVLICFLSGTICYFMVRLHPGFSHYIFFVLNLYASVTVVESLMMAIASVIPNFLMGIIIGAGIQGIFMLVSGYFRLPYDIPKPVWRYPMQYISFHYWALQGQCQNDMDGLVFDNQYPDQPKIPGDFILKYIFQINVHRSKWIDLSVIFSMIFIYRILFFLMIKVNEDALPWIRGYIARKRLQKKEPLGKTPSLRGYVVDPELGPNES, encoded by the exons ATgagagcgggaggaggaggaggaggggacacgaggaggacggcggccggGCAGGCCATGGTGGAGCTGCAGGCGAACGCGtcgtcggcgggcggcgggatggTGGTGGGGCTGAGCCCGCTGAGCGAGACGCTGTGGCGGGACAGCAAGGCGATgcccggggcggcggcggcgctcatcgGCGACGTGTCGGCGAGGCTGACGTGGAAGGACCTCTCGGTCACCGTGGCGCTCGGCCCCGGCAAGACGCAGACCGTGCTCGACGAGCTCACCGGCTACGCCGAGCCGGGCTCGCTCACCGCCCTCATGGGGCCCTCCGGCTCCGGCAAGTCCACCCTCCTCGacgccctcgccggccgcctcgccgccaacGCCTTCCTCTCCGGCAACGTCCTCCTCAACGGCCGCAAGGCCAAGCTCTCCTTCGGCGCCGCG gCGTACGTGACGCAGGACGACAACTTGATCGGGACGCTGACGGTGCGGGAGACGATCGGGTACTCGGCGATGCTGCGGCTGCCGGACAAGATGCCCCGGGAGGACAAGCGCGCCCTGGTGGAGGGCACCATCGTGGAGATGGGCCTCCAGGACTGCGCCGACACCGTCATCGGCAACTGGCACCTCCgcggcgtcagcggcggcgagAAGCGCCGCGTCAGCATCGCCCTCGAGCTCCTCATGCGCccccgcctcctcttcctcgacgAGCCCACCAGCGGCCTCGACAG CTCGTCGGCGTTCTTCGTGACGCAGACGCTCCGGGGGCTGGCCAGGGACGGGAGGACGGTGATCGCCTCCATCCACCAGCCCAGCAGCGAGGTGTTCGAGCTCTTCGACatgctcttcctcctctccagcGGCAAAACCGTCTACTTCGGCCAAGCATCGCAGGCATGCGAG TTCTTCGCCCAGACCGGCTTCCCGTGCCCGCCACTGAGAAATCCATCGGATCATTTCCTGAGATGCGTCAACTCCGACTTCGACAAGGTGAAGGCCACCCTGAAAGGTTCCATGAAGGCAAGG ATCGAGAGGTCGGACGATCCTCTGGACAGGATGACCACATCTGAAGCCATCAGAAAGTTGGTTGCATCCTACAGCAGGTCCCAGTACTACTACGCTGCAAGGGAGAGAGTTAATGACATCTCACGACTG AAAGGAACTGTGCTGGATTCAGGAGGAAGCCAGGCTAGCTTCTTGATGCAGGCAGGCACACTGACCAAGCGCTCCTTCATCAACATGTCAAGGGACTTCGGGTATTACTGGCTGAGGCTCCTCATCTATCTCCTCGTGACCGTCTGCATTGGCACCATCTACTATGACGTCGGCACCAAGTACACATCCATCCTG GCTAGGGCTGCCTGTACCGCATTCGTCTTCGGATTCGTCACTTTCATGTCAATTGGAGGGTTCCCTTCATTTGTTGAAGAAATGAAG GTTTTCCAAAGGGAGCGGCTGAATGGGCATTACGGTGTCGCGGCTTTTGTCATCAGCAACACAATCTCGGCGCTGCCATTCTTGGTCCTGATATGCTTCTTGTCAGGGACCATATGCTACTTCATGGTGCGCCTTCACCCAGGTTTCTCCCACTACATCTTCTTCGTTCTCAACCTCTACGCCAGCGTCACTGTGGTTGAGAGCTTGATGATGGCCATTGCAAGTGTCATCCCTAATTTCCTCATGGGGATCATTATAGGAGCTGGGATTCAG ggAATATTTATGCTTGTCTCTGGATACTTTAGACTTCCTTACGACATTCCGAAGCCTGTTTGGAGATACCCCATGCAGTACATCAGCTTCCATTACTGGGCGCTGCAG GGGCAATGCCAGAATGACATGGATGGTCTCGTATTTGACAACCAGTACCCAGACCAACCGAAGATCCCTGGAGACTTCATTCTGAAGTACATATTCCAGATCAACGTGCACCGGTCAAAGTGGATTGATCTCTCAGTAATTTTCAGCATGATCTTCATCTACCGCATTCTGTTCTTCCTCATGATCAAGGTAAATGAGGATGCACTGCCATGGATTCGGGGGTACATTGCAAGGAAAAGGCTTCAAAAGAAGGAACCTCTTGGCAAGACACCCTCCCTCAGAGGCTACGTTGTGGATCCAGAGCTTGGTCCTAACGAAAGCTAG
- the LOC4336466 gene encoding UPF0426 protein At1g28150, chloroplastic, whose translation MAAAASSAVLLLPNSRAPAALSRRRAPVPRRGFVVGFEGRSRRGAAGTVRACFNPPGDERILREALKEPVAFMGGVFAGLLRLDLNEDPLKEWITRTVEASGVAEDSRTDESSEGSQNDAPQQIEIE comes from the exons ATGGCCGCCGCTGCTTCCTCCGCTGTACTCCTCCTCCCAAACTCGCGAGCTCCCGCCGCG ctGTCGCGGAGGAGGGCTCCGGTTCCGAGGAGGGGCTTCGTTGTTGGGTTCGAGGGGCGGAGTAGGAGGGGAGCCGCGGGGACCGTGCGAGCTTGCTTCAATCCTCCCGGGGACGAACGCATCCTCCGGGAGGCCTTGAAG GAGCCAGTTGCATTCATGGGTGGTGTGTTTGCTGGCCTATTGAGGCTTGACCTGAATGAGGATCCTCTCAAGGAATGGATCACTAGGACGGTAGAGGCTTCTGGAGTTGCTGAGGATAGCCGAACCGATGAATCAAGTGAGGGATCTCAAAATGATGCGCCCCAACAAATTGAGATTGAGTGA